A section of the Bacillota bacterium genome encodes:
- a CDS encoding bifunctional 4-hydroxy-3-methylbut-2-enyl diphosphate reductase/30S ribosomal protein S1, with protein sequence MEGNDGLRIALSKRTGFCYGVRRAVGIAEEAGSKGRAFTIGPLVHNPLVVEKLREKGVAPVAGLDEIKEGILIVPSHGLPPDLLKEAERRGLEVVHATCPNVGRTQRLVADLKRDGYQVFIVGDDGHSEVAGLVGFAGGDARVVRSAEDVLSGPVRPRVGVVCQTTQTIEAFRQVLAALALRAKELVAYNTICNATEERQQAARELARSVDAMIVVGGRASANTRRLAEICEAEGAKVYWIEAVPDVDSLDLSGVRSVGIAAGASTPNWVIEEVMERMSVLGEDKKNEREEPMVAQGDEKGPRTGGCEGEDGCCQGRDCCTGGGEGEAALGGEQRAQNAPDDASAAPESSRAMSGAAEEPNGPAGSAGAATESGTESAPHASRPAREQSGGEARGEGEPRGTSRETAHADGEQMPEGSEISEGDIVRGTVVAVHPDEVLVNIGLKSEGVVPRSEISRRPVQSCLEVVREGQEIDVLVERLEDKEGRPRLSKRKADTERAWETVQRALDSGEILEGEVTDVVKGGVVVDVGLRGFVPASHASRRPMADLSPLVGQTLRMKVLEADRAKRNVVLSARLVQEQEAAEAKARVLDSLQEGEIVDGIVRRVVNFGAFVDIGEGVEGLLHVSDMAWTRTTDPRDVVHEGDHIRVKVLSVDRERERISLGLKQTLQDPWEDITSRYPVGSIVTGKVTKLADFGAFVELEPGIEGLIHISQLAERRVSRPDEVVKPGDEVSVKVISVRPRDHRIGLSLREAQAEGDRQAFKKYADKEEESGPTLGDVFGDLLKNSREE encoded by the coding sequence ATGGAAGGAAATGACGGGCTTCGCATCGCCCTGAGCAAGCGGACGGGGTTCTGTTACGGGGTCCGCCGCGCAGTGGGAATAGCAGAAGAAGCGGGCTCGAAGGGACGGGCGTTCACGATCGGACCACTCGTCCACAACCCGCTCGTGGTGGAGAAGTTGAGGGAGAAGGGCGTTGCGCCGGTCGCGGGGCTCGATGAGATCAAAGAAGGGATCCTCATAGTACCGTCTCACGGGCTGCCGCCGGATCTGCTGAAAGAGGCGGAGAGACGTGGACTCGAGGTAGTCCACGCGACGTGTCCCAATGTCGGCCGCACTCAGCGGCTCGTTGCGGACTTGAAGCGTGATGGTTACCAGGTTTTTATCGTCGGAGACGATGGACATTCAGAGGTCGCAGGCCTCGTCGGGTTCGCGGGAGGCGACGCCCGCGTCGTGAGATCTGCCGAGGATGTCCTCTCCGGCCCTGTGAGACCCAGGGTAGGTGTCGTCTGTCAGACCACCCAAACGATTGAGGCGTTTCGCCAGGTGCTTGCCGCCCTAGCTTTGCGGGCGAAGGAACTCGTGGCCTACAATACAATCTGCAACGCGACAGAGGAGAGGCAACAGGCTGCGCGCGAGCTTGCACGGTCAGTGGATGCCATGATCGTGGTGGGCGGGCGAGCCAGCGCGAACACGCGTAGACTCGCTGAGATCTGTGAGGCCGAAGGGGCGAAGGTGTATTGGATAGAGGCCGTGCCCGATGTGGACTCTCTGGATCTCTCCGGCGTGAGATCGGTGGGGATTGCGGCGGGGGCATCGACGCCGAATTGGGTTATCGAGGAGGTCATGGAGAGGATGAGCGTACTGGGCGAAGACAAGAAGAATGAACGGGAGGAACCAATGGTCGCACAAGGTGACGAGAAAGGCCCGAGGACGGGCGGCTGCGAGGGCGAAGACGGCTGCTGCCAGGGGCGCGATTGCTGCACCGGAGGCGGCGAGGGGGAAGCCGCCCTCGGGGGGGAGCAGAGAGCGCAGAACGCTCCCGATGATGCGTCCGCGGCTCCAGAGAGCTCACGTGCTATGTCAGGCGCAGCCGAAGAACCGAACGGGCCGGCTGGTTCGGCGGGGGCGGCGACAGAGTCGGGGACTGAGTCGGCTCCGCATGCTTCCCGACCGGCGAGGGAGCAGTCCGGTGGTGAGGCCCGGGGTGAGGGGGAGCCCCGCGGAACGTCGAGAGAGACGGCCCATGCGGACGGCGAGCAGATGCCCGAGGGATCAGAGATATCCGAGGGAGACATCGTCAGGGGCACGGTCGTGGCAGTACACCCCGACGAGGTCCTTGTGAATATCGGTTTGAAGTCCGAAGGGGTTGTGCCGAGGTCGGAGATATCGAGGAGACCGGTTCAGTCCTGCCTTGAGGTCGTTCGGGAGGGGCAGGAGATAGACGTTCTCGTTGAGAGGCTTGAGGACAAGGAAGGCAGGCCGCGTCTATCCAAGAGGAAGGCCGACACCGAGCGGGCCTGGGAGACGGTGCAGAGAGCGCTCGACAGCGGTGAGATCTTGGAGGGCGAGGTCACTGACGTCGTCAAGGGCGGTGTAGTGGTGGATGTCGGTCTGAGGGGCTTTGTCCCGGCGTCGCACGCGAGCCGCCGTCCCATGGCGGACCTTTCACCCCTCGTGGGTCAGACCCTGCGTATGAAGGTGCTCGAGGCCGACCGGGCAAAGAGGAACGTCGTGCTTTCCGCCCGTCTAGTGCAGGAGCAGGAGGCGGCGGAGGCGAAAGCGAGGGTGCTCGATTCGCTTCAAGAAGGCGAGATCGTGGACGGCATCGTCAGGCGAGTCGTGAACTTCGGGGCCTTCGTGGACATTGGAGAAGGCGTCGAAGGGCTGCTGCATGTGTCCGACATGGCATGGACGAGGACGACCGATCCCCGTGACGTGGTGCATGAAGGCGATCACATAAGGGTGAAGGTTCTCTCGGTGGACAGGGAACGCGAGAGGATTTCGCTGGGGCTCAAACAGACCCTGCAGGATCCGTGGGAGGACATAACCTCGCGCTATCCCGTCGGAAGCATTGTGACCGGCAAGGTCACGAAGCTGGCAGATTTCGGCGCTTTCGTGGAGCTCGAACCCGGGATCGAGGGACTCATCCATATATCCCAGCTTGCAGAGAGACGGGTGTCACGTCCTGACGAGGTCGTGAAACCCGGGGATGAAGTGTCCGTTAAGGTCATAAGCGTGAGGCCGCGGGATCATCGCATCGGTCTGAGCCTGAGAGAGGCGCAGGCTGAGGGAGACAGGCAGGCGTTCAAGAAATACGCCGACAAGGAGGAGGAGTCCGGGCCAACCCTCGGAGACGTGTTCGGGGATCTGCTGAAGAACTCGAGGGAGGAATAG
- a CDS encoding 1-acyl-sn-glycerol-3-phosphate acyltransferase, translated as MIVRAILRVVLKIAFQTRVDGDDNVPSEGPVILVANHLSMLDPIVLGCAIARPVRFMAKHELFSNRFFAWILSSLGAFPVRRGQADKEAFHRAVEILLKGQVLGVFPEGTRSLTGRLQAPYSGAVVLAEKVGAPIVPVGIVGTDKILRKGAVLPRPGRISVRVGKPIFPPSCCQGQGREAGRESVDLKSLMMQHIAELIAGGAQAAR; from the coding sequence GTGATAGTTCGGGCGATCTTGCGGGTGGTCCTCAAGATCGCTTTTCAGACGCGGGTCGATGGTGACGACAACGTACCCTCGGAAGGGCCAGTGATACTGGTGGCCAACCACCTGAGCATGCTTGACCCAATAGTCCTAGGGTGCGCGATAGCGAGACCAGTCAGGTTCATGGCTAAGCACGAGCTTTTCTCGAACCGGTTCTTTGCGTGGATCCTGTCCAGCTTGGGCGCGTTTCCCGTAAGGCGTGGGCAGGCTGACAAGGAGGCGTTCCACAGGGCTGTCGAGATCCTCCTCAAGGGGCAGGTGCTTGGCGTGTTTCCTGAGGGCACCCGAAGCCTCACGGGACGCCTTCAGGCGCCGTACTCTGGGGCGGTGGTGCTTGCGGAGAAGGTGGGCGCCCCAATCGTCCCCGTCGGTATCGTCGGCACGGATAAGATCCTTCGAAAGGGAGCTGTGCTGCCGAGGCCAGGGAGGATATCGGTGAGGGTGGGCAAGCCGATATTCCCGCCTAGCTGCTGTCAAGGACAGGGACGGGAGGCAGGGAGAGAGAGCGTCGACCTGAAGAGCCTCATGATGCAGCACATAGCGGAGCTCATCGCGGGAGGCGCGCAGGCGGCGAGATAA
- the cmk gene encoding (d)CMP kinase: MSNKAEARMKRPVIAIDGPAGAGKSTVARAIAAMFGLRYVSTGHFYRAVALKALRLGVDVRSSEALTTLAKSCDIAIRVNALGESRTLLDGEDVTESLMSSEVDACVSEVALVPGVRLALLERQRSLSREGGVVMDGRDIGTVVAPDADVKVFLVATLEERVRRRVAQARERGCRSSRVAVAEGVAHRDRLDSEREIAPLCPAPDAVVIDTTGKTPEETIAEVARLVESATGQRMHSPASSRAKEERACST, encoded by the coding sequence ATGTCGAATAAGGCAGAAGCTAGAATGAAGCGCCCTGTGATCGCCATCGACGGCCCGGCCGGCGCGGGGAAGAGCACTGTGGCGAGGGCTATCGCCGCCATGTTCGGGCTCCGCTACGTCAGCACCGGCCATTTCTATCGGGCCGTCGCGCTCAAGGCTTTGCGTCTCGGGGTGGACGTAAGATCGAGCGAAGCCCTAACGACGCTTGCAAAGTCATGCGACATTGCCATACGCGTGAATGCTCTCGGTGAGTCGCGCACGCTCCTCGACGGCGAGGACGTCACCGAAAGCCTCATGTCTTCAGAAGTTGACGCGTGTGTGTCCGAAGTGGCGCTTGTCCCAGGGGTGAGGCTGGCGCTGCTCGAGCGGCAAAGGTCGCTTTCGCGCGAGGGTGGCGTAGTCATGGATGGGAGGGATATCGGCACGGTCGTGGCGCCCGACGCCGACGTGAAGGTATTCCTCGTTGCCACGCTCGAGGAAAGGGTCCGGCGACGGGTCGCCCAGGCTCGAGAACGCGGATGTAGGAGCAGTCGCGTGGCTGTGGCGGAAGGGGTTGCGCATCGCGACCGGTTGGACAGCGAGCGTGAAATAGCGCCGCTGTGCCCTGCGCCCGACGCGGTGGTCATCGACACCACCGGCAAGACCCCCGAGGAGACGATCGCCGAAGTCGCTCGGCTGGTCGAGAGCGCGACAGGTCAACGCATGCACTCGCCGGCTTCGTCGCGTGCCAAGGAGGAGCGAGCTTGTTCTACGTGA
- a CDS encoding NAD(P)/FAD-dependent oxidoreductase, translated as MVVIGGGPAGLMAAIAAAGKGARVTLLERNPEVGRKLLLTGGGRCNFTHDTDVQGLVAGMPGNGEFLYSAFSALDSSRLRRFFSDLGVESVVEGDGRVFPFSGVGRDVLTALVTCARKKGVEMRCLWEADRILADDGRVLGVVAGRVPMSPGLVSCDAVVVATGGVTHPMTGSTGDGYRMARELGHTIVEPRASLVPLETEEPWVASLAGLALRDVRVESFVAEQSLGAEFGGMLFTHFGVSGPVVHALSRDIALALERGEGPARLVIDLKPGLTLAEIDRELLEAFDRHFRRRVPNSLVEFMPARLISVLVREAHIDGTKPVSQVTREERLALGRVIKGLVLTIKGTRPIEEAMVTAGGVSVNEIDPHTMGSKLVSGLYFAGEVMDVDGTTGGFNLQAAFSTGFLAGLSAAMGEAVFRDVR; from the coding sequence GTGGTCGTGATAGGAGGCGGGCCTGCCGGGCTCATGGCCGCGATTGCGGCGGCAGGAAAGGGCGCGAGGGTTACGTTGCTCGAACGGAACCCAGAGGTTGGGCGCAAACTCCTCCTCACCGGTGGGGGCAGGTGTAACTTCACTCACGACACCGATGTTCAGGGCCTTGTGGCCGGGATGCCGGGCAACGGCGAGTTCCTCTACTCCGCCTTCTCCGCGCTGGACTCGTCAAGACTGAGGAGATTCTTCTCAGACTTGGGCGTCGAGAGCGTGGTGGAAGGGGATGGGAGAGTCTTCCCATTCTCTGGGGTGGGAAGGGACGTTTTGACCGCCTTGGTGACGTGCGCCCGAAAGAAGGGCGTCGAGATGAGATGCCTCTGGGAGGCGGACCGAATCTTGGCGGATGACGGTCGAGTTCTGGGAGTCGTCGCGGGCAGGGTGCCGATGAGCCCCGGGCTCGTGTCGTGCGATGCGGTGGTGGTCGCAACGGGCGGGGTGACGCACCCGATGACTGGGTCCACCGGCGACGGCTACCGCATGGCGAGAGAGCTCGGCCACACGATAGTGGAGCCCAGAGCGTCCTTGGTTCCTCTTGAGACAGAGGAGCCGTGGGTCGCGAGCCTTGCCGGTCTCGCGCTGAGAGACGTCAGGGTGGAGTCGTTTGTGGCGGAGCAGTCTTTGGGCGCGGAATTCGGGGGCATGCTCTTCACGCATTTCGGGGTGTCCGGGCCGGTGGTCCATGCTCTGTCAAGGGACATAGCTCTGGCCCTCGAGCGCGGGGAAGGCCCCGCGCGTCTCGTGATAGACCTCAAGCCGGGGCTTACCCTGGCTGAGATAGACAGGGAGCTGCTTGAGGCTTTTGACCGTCACTTTCGTCGCCGGGTTCCGAACTCACTTGTCGAGTTCATGCCGGCGAGGCTCATCTCCGTGCTGGTCCGCGAGGCGCACATAGACGGGACGAAGCCGGTTTCGCAGGTGACGCGCGAAGAAAGGCTTGCACTGGGGCGCGTCATCAAAGGACTCGTCCTCACTATCAAAGGAACGCGGCCGATTGAGGAAGCGATGGTCACAGCGGGAGGAGTGAGCGTGAACGAGATAGACCCGCACACCATGGGATCCAAGCTGGTGTCGGGGCTGTATTTCGCTGGGGAAGTGATGGACGTAGACGGCACCACAGGCGGTTTCAACCTCCAAGCAGCGTTCTCCACGGGTTTCCTGGCAGGGCTGTCCGCCGCCATGGGAGAGGCGGTGTTTCGCGATGTCCGGTAG
- a CDS encoding rRNA pseudouridine synthase, whose translation MERLQRVLARAGVASRRHSADIIRQGRVQVDGVVIREPGARVDPSRAKVSVDGRPITIDDSRVYYLLNKPAGYISTARDPQGRPTVLDLVPRDRHRLFPVGRLDFDTEGLILLTNDGDAAYALTHPAFEVPKTYIAQVRGVPGERALEALRGGVRLGDVVTSPARVRLLRSDSTSAVIEVEIHEGRKREVRNMLAAVGHPVLHLRRTRLGRLVLGDLKVGSWRRLTPDEVRWVQTLAAKAAGRAGRSKGPGSGDQRQAPVAAEDEDGTEWEGY comes from the coding sequence ATGGAGAGGCTTCAGAGGGTGCTCGCGCGGGCGGGAGTTGCTTCAAGAAGGCACAGTGCCGACATCATCAGGCAGGGCCGCGTGCAAGTGGACGGCGTGGTGATTCGCGAGCCGGGGGCGAGGGTGGACCCGTCCCGCGCCAAGGTCAGTGTCGACGGAAGACCCATCACCATCGATGACTCCAGAGTGTACTATCTGCTCAATAAACCTGCCGGCTACATCAGCACGGCTCGGGATCCTCAAGGTCGCCCAACCGTGCTCGACCTCGTCCCGCGCGACCGTCACAGACTCTTCCCCGTGGGCCGGCTGGACTTCGACACCGAAGGCCTTATCCTTCTTACGAATGACGGAGACGCGGCGTACGCCCTTACTCATCCCGCGTTCGAGGTGCCCAAGACTTACATAGCGCAAGTGCGGGGCGTGCCGGGCGAACGTGCGCTCGAGGCGCTCAGAGGCGGGGTGAGGCTTGGAGACGTGGTTACATCGCCCGCGCGAGTTAGGTTGCTGAGAAGCGACTCCACGTCAGCCGTGATAGAGGTCGAGATTCACGAAGGTAGGAAGCGCGAGGTTCGGAACATGCTCGCCGCCGTGGGCCACCCGGTGCTGCACTTGAGAAGGACCCGCCTCGGGAGGCTCGTCTTGGGCGACCTGAAAGTCGGGTCGTGGAGGCGGCTAACCCCTGACGAGGTTCGATGGGTGCAGACCCTTGCGGCGAAAGCGGCGGGACGCGCAGGGCGTTCCAAAGGCCCTGGCAGCGGCGACCAGCGCCAGGCGCCGGTGGCGGCAGAGGATGAAGATGGAACTGAGTGGGAAGGATATTGA
- a CDS encoding TrkA family potassium uptake protein: MRQFAVIGLGKFGTSVARALSKMGHEVLAIDVDPDKVQHVADDVTHAVQADATDEEALRALGIRNVDVAVVTVGHDIRSSILACMILKEIGVGQVVAKATDELHGRLLEKLGVDRVVYPERDMGVRLANSLGSSNILEYIELSPDYGVAEIVATEEFEDKTLRELNLRTRFGANVVAIRSGDTVKVSPGADDRVREGDVLVILGSVESLDRLKKMR; this comes from the coding sequence GTGCGTCAATTCGCAGTGATCGGTCTTGGGAAATTCGGCACGAGCGTGGCCAGGGCTCTCAGCAAGATGGGTCACGAGGTTCTTGCCATCGATGTAGACCCTGACAAGGTGCAACACGTCGCCGATGACGTGACCCACGCGGTACAGGCAGATGCCACCGATGAAGAGGCTCTCCGGGCGCTGGGGATCCGCAACGTGGACGTCGCGGTCGTGACGGTGGGCCACGACATCAGGTCGAGCATACTAGCGTGCATGATACTGAAGGAGATCGGAGTCGGGCAGGTGGTCGCCAAGGCCACAGACGAGCTTCACGGGAGACTGCTCGAGAAACTGGGCGTTGATCGCGTGGTGTACCCAGAGCGGGACATGGGAGTCAGACTGGCCAACAGCCTGGGTTCATCCAATATCCTGGAATACATCGAGCTGTCTCCTGACTACGGAGTGGCGGAGATCGTGGCGACCGAGGAATTCGAGGACAAGACCCTGAGAGAGCTGAACCTTCGAACTCGCTTCGGAGCAAACGTGGTGGCCATTCGCAGCGGCGACACCGTGAAGGTCTCCCCGGGAGCGGATGACCGGGTCCGCGAGGGGGACGTTCTCGTGATCCTCGGCTCAGTCGAGAGCCTGGATAGGCTGAAGAAGATGAGGTAA
- the ytfJ gene encoding GerW family sporulation protein, with translation MPDHPIEALMKTTMDSIKEMVDVNTILGDPVETPDGTVILPVSRVTFGFAAGGSEFQAAGGGALGHAKGATENGEEALPFGGGAGAGITVQPVAFLVVGQGQIRALPVDGGAIIDRLIDVVPSLLGQMSARRRQSPPASEVSAQRPNVQGGVQ, from the coding sequence ATGCCCGACCACCCGATAGAGGCGCTCATGAAGACGACCATGGACAGCATAAAGGAGATGGTCGACGTCAACACCATCCTGGGGGATCCCGTGGAAACCCCGGACGGGACGGTCATCCTGCCGGTATCGCGAGTGACCTTTGGGTTTGCCGCAGGCGGTAGCGAGTTTCAAGCGGCAGGCGGCGGCGCCTTGGGCCATGCCAAGGGGGCCACGGAGAATGGAGAGGAGGCCCTTCCGTTCGGCGGCGGGGCGGGAGCCGGGATAACCGTGCAGCCAGTGGCCTTCCTCGTGGTAGGGCAGGGACAGATCCGCGCGTTGCCTGTTGACGGGGGAGCCATCATCGACAGGCTCATCGACGTCGTGCCCTCCCTCTTGGGACAAATGTCCGCAAGAAGGCGCCAGAGCCCACCTGCCTCTGAGGTCTCCGCGCAGAGGCCGAACGTTCAGGGCGGGGTCCAGTGA
- the scpB gene encoding SMC-Scp complex subunit ScpB, protein MEYREARAAIEAMVFASPRPVTAREMGEILGIDVRTADAIVDDLRREYDEKNRGMQIVFVAGGYQMATRPAHADYIARLNVGTRQALSKPALETVAMIAYKQPITRAELEAIRGVRVDGVLNTLIERGLVRPVGRKKAPGRPVLYGTTPEFLRWFGLASLDDLPPIEGDVATLPGFGLRSTARRSPDQRVLRRASRE, encoded by the coding sequence ATGGAGTATAGGGAAGCCAGAGCCGCCATCGAGGCGATGGTGTTCGCGTCGCCTCGTCCGGTCACCGCGCGTGAGATGGGGGAAATACTCGGGATCGACGTTCGTACGGCTGACGCCATCGTGGACGACCTCAGGAGGGAGTATGACGAGAAGAATCGCGGGATGCAGATCGTATTCGTGGCGGGCGGTTATCAGATGGCGACCAGGCCCGCGCACGCCGACTACATAGCCAGGCTGAACGTCGGGACCCGGCAGGCGCTTTCCAAACCTGCTCTCGAGACGGTGGCCATGATAGCCTATAAGCAGCCCATCACCAGGGCCGAGCTGGAAGCCATCCGCGGCGTGAGAGTCGACGGCGTGCTCAACACGTTGATCGAGCGCGGGTTGGTGCGACCGGTCGGCCGCAAGAAGGCGCCTGGACGGCCGGTCTTGTACGGAACCACTCCGGAGTTCCTTCGCTGGTTCGGCCTGGCATCCCTTGACGACCTCCCACCGATCGAAGGAGACGTGGCAACGCTCCCGGGCTTCGGGCTCAGGTCCACAGCCAGGCGGTCGCCTGATCAAAGGGTTCTCCGACGGGCTTCCAGGGAATAA
- a CDS encoding segregation/condensation protein A translates to MQVNIPGFSGTLEDLARAVERGDVDALSVSVYEVIQTCFEELERSGKPGLEDVGGLLAAASNLIAAKAKALLPPEPQAGESQAESGENEGAAWDTDSGGAEGGREDGDTALIAHLMEYRVFKEAVEELARRDEAWRLVYLRDSLPSEACSARLSGGVSLSDLVQALRRVLEGVSEDEFTALPEDDLSIEDKMDAILARLHRNGRLVFRELFEGAAITRSEVIAVFLALLELIRLAKAVVRQDAHFGDILIMPATGGSDHGV, encoded by the coding sequence ATGCAGGTGAACATCCCAGGCTTTTCAGGCACGCTCGAGGATCTTGCCAGGGCAGTGGAGAGAGGGGACGTCGACGCCCTGTCAGTTTCGGTTTACGAGGTCATCCAAACCTGCTTTGAGGAACTCGAGCGCTCGGGAAAGCCTGGTCTAGAAGATGTGGGCGGGCTGCTTGCGGCGGCGAGCAACCTGATCGCCGCGAAGGCGAAAGCCCTCCTACCACCGGAGCCGCAGGCAGGCGAATCGCAAGCAGAGTCCGGCGAAAACGAGGGGGCTGCCTGGGATACCGACAGTGGTGGAGCAGAGGGGGGCCGGGAGGACGGAGATACCGCACTCATAGCACACCTGATGGAGTACCGCGTTTTCAAAGAAGCGGTCGAGGAGCTTGCTAGGCGCGATGAAGCGTGGCGCCTGGTGTACCTTCGCGACTCTCTCCCGTCCGAAGCATGCAGCGCGCGCCTTAGCGGGGGAGTAAGCCTTTCCGACCTCGTTCAAGCGCTCCGAAGGGTGCTCGAAGGAGTCTCGGAGGACGAGTTCACCGCACTACCTGAGGACGACCTCTCGATAGAGGACAAGATGGACGCCATCCTCGCCCGGCTCCATCGCAACGGCAGGCTCGTGTTCCGCGAGCTCTTCGAAGGCGCAGCCATAACCCGTTCCGAGGTGATAGCGGTATTCCTTGCGCTCTTGGAGCTAATAAGGCTTGCCAAGGCGGTTGTGCGGCAGGATGCTCATTTCGGGGACATCCTGATAATGCCAGCGACCGGAGGCTCTGATCATGGAGTATAG
- the trpS gene encoding tryptophan--tRNA ligase, whose amino-acid sequence MAKPRIFSGMRPTGKLHLGNLFGALVNWVRLQDEYDCVYGVVDWHALTTAYEDTSEIKSNTREIVMDYLAAGIDPEKSVIMRQSDVKQHAELSLLFSMITPLSWLERCPTYKDQLRELEGREIMTHGFLGYPVLMAADILVYKADAVPVGEDQLPHLELAREIARRFNFLYGPVFPEPQAKLNEVVLLPGTDGRKMSKSYNNVIEMSASAGEVRKAIENMITDPARIRRQDPGHPGVCSVHALHRVFSRTMIDHITRECENAGIGCVECKRRLADAVNEFLEPIRERRRVLERDPSLVDDILSDGARRARAIAEATLEEVRKAMRI is encoded by the coding sequence ATGGCGAAACCAAGGATATTCAGTGGCATGCGACCCACCGGGAAGTTGCACTTGGGAAACCTCTTCGGTGCCCTCGTGAATTGGGTCAGGCTTCAAGATGAGTACGATTGCGTGTACGGAGTCGTGGACTGGCACGCATTGACCACGGCATACGAGGACACGAGCGAGATCAAGTCGAATACCAGGGAAATCGTGATGGATTACCTCGCTGCCGGGATAGACCCGGAGAAGAGCGTAATCATGCGGCAGTCCGACGTCAAACAGCACGCCGAGCTATCTTTGCTGTTCTCAATGATCACGCCGCTGTCTTGGCTTGAGCGTTGCCCCACGTACAAGGATCAGCTTCGCGAGCTCGAGGGACGGGAGATAATGACCCACGGGTTCCTGGGGTACCCAGTCTTGATGGCGGCAGACATCCTCGTGTACAAGGCCGACGCGGTGCCGGTCGGCGAGGATCAGCTGCCTCATTTGGAGCTTGCTCGGGAGATCGCCAGGCGGTTCAACTTCCTGTATGGTCCCGTGTTCCCTGAGCCGCAGGCCAAGCTGAACGAGGTCGTCCTACTTCCGGGCACCGACGGACGGAAAATGAGCAAGAGCTACAACAATGTCATAGAGATGTCGGCCAGCGCTGGCGAGGTGCGCAAGGCCATAGAGAACATGATCACGGATCCTGCCAGGATACGGCGGCAAGATCCTGGGCATCCCGGTGTGTGCTCAGTGCACGCGCTCCACAGGGTGTTCTCGCGCACGATGATAGACCACATAACCCGGGAGTGTGAGAACGCAGGCATAGGGTGCGTGGAGTGCAAGAGGCGACTGGCGGACGCGGTGAACGAGTTCCTCGAGCCCATCCGGGAACGCAGACGCGTGTTGGAAAGAGATCCAAGTCTGGTGGACGACATTCTATCTGATGGGGCGAGGCGGGCGCGTGCGATCGCCGAGGCGACCCTGGAGGAAGTCAGGAAGGCGATGCGGATTTGA
- a CDS encoding site-2 protease family protein, translating to MTLPIILLSLTVHECAHAAMANALGDPTARWQGRLTLNPLAHLDVFGTLTLILTQRFGWAKPVPVNPAYFKDWRRGMMLVGVAGPLANVALAFLLAIPLRMGIAMPYALGRLVVSGIIINLGLAAFNLIPVPPLDGSRLLLGVLRGRNLYVYHQLESYGPFILLLLVFSGATRIIVAPIMSLLALLVLGQRLF from the coding sequence GTGACGCTGCCGATAATACTCTTGTCCCTGACCGTTCACGAATGCGCCCATGCCGCGATGGCGAACGCTCTGGGCGACCCGACCGCGAGGTGGCAAGGGAGGCTGACGCTCAATCCCCTGGCCCACCTGGACGTATTCGGGACCCTCACGCTCATCCTCACCCAACGATTCGGGTGGGCCAAGCCTGTCCCGGTCAATCCCGCGTATTTCAAGGACTGGAGACGCGGGATGATGCTGGTTGGCGTGGCTGGGCCCCTCGCCAACGTGGCCCTGGCTTTCCTGTTGGCGATACCTTTGAGAATGGGGATCGCAATGCCCTATGCCCTGGGGCGGCTGGTCGTCTCGGGGATCATCATAAACCTTGGTCTAGCGGCGTTTAACTTGATACCCGTTCCTCCGCTGGATGGCTCGAGGCTGTTGCTTGGGGTGCTCCGCGGCAGGAATCTCTATGTTTACCATCAACTAGAGTCTTATGGTCCATTCATTCTCCTGCTTCTCGTATTCAGCGGCGCGACGAGGATAATCGTGGCTCCGATAATGAGTCTACTGGCGCTGCTGGTGCTCGGACAGAGGCTGTTTTGA